A region of Mugil cephalus isolate CIBA_MC_2020 chromosome 3, CIBA_Mcephalus_1.1, whole genome shotgun sequence DNA encodes the following proteins:
- the atxn1l gene encoding ataxin-1-like: MKQAQERNQECLPPKKRDHLPISNSSGAGGTGGGGTSAGGGGGAGSSAGGGIGEDEVVSIQNSAPNTDTQGGTPAGEWLRAQPGLHYGVENSEGIPAVPVDQYSMLYKVALPSANYSPTSLHPVLSHISPAYTVHSPLLQHPGIAYPPLGYAQIPHSSLQFVSSPYAAVPYALPPGFVPGSLISPSGAISQPHAVSHLVPYPSVIQEGVVSPPPQAQVTAHTFAKVAASSGVPLMLPSEQAAQQHLGTVGVLPATELSSRGLPIFYHPTGTRAAPTTRDTSQQESEPEMNGGDKEHGGRDVVPDSPYTAKNSRLSQVAPSFVAQEHNQDKVLQNRRLDERSSPGQRSTPDSDLEVQQVVGRLASSSQGVSGVRKEVSFAPLNLSQGGQRARDFHGESTGASSGRTVYTTQSSSYSDHRVTGLQQQAGQPGHAVMLANGQPVLIPLEYHPQHQHQPPQHYPGQANDASASHASTTMASPSRSFKASDSSARVCLPERADPTIAQQQQLPLQPPVQPTAEVTQALASSLAPASTPCNPSHFMKGAIIQLATGELKRVEDLQTQDFVRSAEVSGGLKIDSSLVMDIRASQQRPGLVSLHFTVGEQQSKVTIDVPPEHPFFVFGQGWSSCSPERTAQLYGLACHHLQVGDMCVSITLQQQLQPQQQKQPQHHHSQQQQQQQQHHLSRTLSKTNSTSGPGHQLMGPPAPQQSRAQSHFRMDRIHRERQRDGEKDVVEKEEATHSGVVGHTESPIRPSRTMAEHPRSQSSYHLHTESSAFAEAGMGAMQAAGGSQRRWSSPGLQRYNMKGDEGPRPQIITSGHTRPSFIPQEVKLSIEGRSNAGK; the protein is encoded by the exons ATGAAACAAGCTCAGGAGCGCAACCAGGAGTGCCTGCCTCCTAAGAAGAGGGACCACCTGCCAATTAGTAACAGTAGTGGCGCTGGAGGGACAGGGGGAGGTGGGACCTCggcaggaggtggtggaggtgctggCAGCAGTGCTGGTGGTGGCATTGGAGAAGATGAAGTGGTTTCCATCCAGAACTCTGCACCCAACACTGACACTCAGGGAGGTACCCCAGCTGGAGAGTGGTTGCGAGCTCAACCAGGGCTTCATTATGGAGTGGAAAATTCTGAAGGTATACCAGCAGTGCCTGTTGACCAGTACAGTATGCTCTATAAAGTGGCCCTTCCATCTGCTAATTACTCACCAACCAGTCTCCACCCAGTGTTAAGTCACATCTCTCCAGCCTACACTGTACACTCTCCTCTTCTGCAGCATCCTGGCATTGCCTATCCTCCCCTCGGTTATGCGCAGATCCCTCATTCTTCTCTCCAGTTTGTTAGTTCCCCTTATGCAGCAGTACCTTACGCTCTACCCCCTGGCTTTGTCCCGGGATCATTAATCTCTCCTTCGGGCGCCATCTCTCAACCCCATGCTGTGTCCCACCTGGTACCCTATCCATCTGTCATACAGGAAGGTGTTGTTTCCCCACCTCCCCAGGCCCAGGTAACTGCTCATACTTTTGCCAAAGTTGCAGCTTCCAGTGGTGTCCCACTGATGCTGCCTTCAGAGCAAGCTGCCCAGCAGCACCTCGGCACTGTGGGAGTCCTGCCTGCAACAGAGCTCAGCTCTCGAGGGTTGCCAATCTTCTACCACCCTACGGGTACCAGAGCCGCTCCTACCACCAGGGACACTTCCCAACAGGAGAGTGAACCGGAGATGAACGGAGGAGATAAAGAGCATGGAGGCAGGGATGTTGTACCAGACTCACCCTACACTGCCAAAAACTCACGTCTGTCGCAGGTAGCCCCTAGCTTTGTAGCACAGGAGCACAACCAAGACAAAGTCCTGCAGAATCGAAGGCTGGATGAGAGAAGCTCACCGGGTCAGCGCAGTACACCAGATAGCGACCTAGAG GTGCAGCAAGTGGTTGGTCGTTTGGCTTCCTCCAGCCAGGGTGTTAGTGGAGTGCGGAAAGAGGTCTCCTTTGCTCCCTTGAACCTCTCTCAGGGTGGCCAAAGAGCCAGAGATTTCCATGGGGAGAGCACAGGTGCAAGCTCTGGCCGGACTGTGTACACGACCCAGTCATCGAGTTACAGTGATCACAGAGTGACTGGTCTCCAGCAGCAAGCAGGACAGCCAGGCCATGCTGTCATGCTTGCCAATGGGCAACCGGTCCTTATCCCCCTCGAGTATCACccacagcatcagcatcagccaCCTCAACACTACCCGGGGCAGGCTAATGATGCCTCAGCCAGCCATGCCTCTACCACCATGGCCTCCCCTAGCCGAAGCTTTAAAGCCTCTGATTCTTCAGCCAGAGTGTGCCTCCCTGAAAGGGCAGATCCAACCAtagcccagcagcagcagcttccccTGCAGCCTCCGGTCCAGCCTACGGCGGAAGTGACTCAGGCCTTAGCTTCGAGCCTCGCCCCTGCATCAACTCCTTGCAACCCATCACACTTCATGAAGGGGGCGATTATTCAGCTGGCTACCGGGGAGCTAAAGCGTGTGGAGGACCTGCAGACTCAGGATTTTGTGCGTAGTGCAGAGGTGAGCGGCGGGCTTAAGATAGACTCCAGCTTGGTCATGGACATCCGTGCTAGCCAGCAGAGACCGGGACTTGTGTCACTTCATTTTACTGTGGGGGAGCAGCAGAGCAAAGTGACCATTGACGTGCCCCCGGAACACCCGTTTTTTGTGTTTGGCCAGGGGTGGTCATCTTGCAGCCCCGAACGCACCGCCCAGCTCTACGGCTTGGCCTGCCATCATCTACAAGTCGGAGACATGTGCGTGTCCATTAccttgcagcagcagcttcagccacagcagcagaaacaaccacagcaccatcattcacagcagcagcaacaacaacagcagcaccaccTGTCCAGGACTTTGAGCAAAACCAACTCTACATCAGGACCTGGTCACCAACTCATGGGGCCTCCTGCCCCTCAGCAGTCACGGGCTCAGTCTCATTTCAGGATGGACCGCAtccacagagaaagacagagggatgGGGAGAAAGATGTGGTCGAGAAGGAGGAAGCCACACATTCGGGGGTTGTTGGGCACACTGAATCGCCCATCAGACCAAGTAGGACCATGGCAGAGCATCCAAGGAGCCAGAGCAGTTACCACTTGCACACAGAGAGCTCTGCTTTTGCAGAGGCAGGGATGGGAGCAATGCAGGCTGCAGGTGGGTCCCAGAGGCGCTGGTCctcacctggcctccaaagatACAATATGAAGGGAGACGAAGGGCCACGTCCTCAAATAATCACCTCTGGCCACACAAGGCCTTCCTTCATCCCCCAGGAGGTCAAACTGTCCATTGAGGGGCGCTCTAATGCAGGGAAGTAG